Proteins encoded within one genomic window of Orcinus orca chromosome 21, mOrcOrc1.1, whole genome shotgun sequence:
- the CDKN2AIP gene encoding CDKN2A-interacting protein isoform X1, whose product MAQEVSEYLSQNPRVAAWVETLRSDGETDKHWRHRREFLLRNAGDLAPAGGAASAHPEEAADAESGTRSRQLQQLISFSMAWANHVFLGCRYPQKVMDKILSMAEGIKVTDAPIHTTRDELVAKVKKRGISSSNEGVEEPTKKRTIEGKNSSAVEQKDHVKIPAKTERASAQQESSSACSGSTTKSESSGNSARSSGTLSQNSSTSDGERSVSSQSSSIPSQVTAVGCGKASEPEAPDKHGSASLVSSLLKSSVNSHVTQSADSRQQSGSPKKSALEGSSVSTSQSTSEIEVPLLGSSGSSEIELPLLSSKPSSETASSGLTSKASSEASVSSSVSKNSSSSGTSLLTPKSTTSANTMLTSKSTSQVAASLLASKNSSQTSGSLVSKSTSIASVSQLASKSSSQSSTSQLPSKSTAQASESSVRFSCCKLTNEDVKQKQPFFNRLYKTVAWKLVAVGGFSPSVNHGELLNAAVEALKATLDVVFVPLKELADLPQNKSSQESIVCELRCKSVYLGTGCGKSKENAKAVASREALKLFLKKKVVVKICKRKYRGSEIEDLVLLDEESRPVNLPPALKHPQELL is encoded by the exons ATGGCGCAGGAGGTGTCGGAGTACCTGAGCCAGAACCCGCGGGTGGCCGCCTGGGTGGAGACGCTGCGCTCCGACGGCGAGACCGACAAACACTGGCGCCACCGCCGCGAGTTCCTGCTCCGCAACGCCGGGGACCTGGCCCCCGCCGGCGGCGCTGCCTCCGCTCACCCGGAGGAGGCCGCTGACGCCGAGAGCGGGACCCGCAGTCggcagctgcagcagctcatCTCCTTTTCCATGGCCTGGGCCAACCACGTCTTCCTCGGGTGCCG gTACCCTCAAAAAGTTATGGATAAAATACTTAGTATGGCTGAAGGCATCAAAGTGACAGATGCTCCAATCCATACAACAAGAGACGAACTGGTTGCCAAGGTGAAGAAAAGAGGGATATCGAGTAGCAATG AAGGGGTAGAAGAGCCAACAAAAAAACGAACCATAGAAGGAAAAAACAGTTCTGCAGTTGAGCAAAAAGATCATGTGAAAATCCCTGCCAAAACAGAGCGTGCATCAGCTCAGCAGGAAAGTAGTTCAGCATGTTCGGGATCAACTACCAAGTCAGAGAGTAGTGGGAACTCAGCTCGGAGCTCTGGCACCCTGAGTCAGAATAGCTCCACAAGTGATGGAGAGCGCTCTGTTTCCAGCCAAAGCAGCAGCATTCCCTCTCAGGTAACAGCGGTAGGGTGTGGAAAAGCTTCTGAACCAGAAGCTCCAGATAAACATGGTTCAGCGTCGTTGGTTTCTTCGTTGTTGAAATCCAGTGTGAATAGTCATGTGACCCAGTCCGCTGATTCCAGACAGCAAAGTGGATCCCCGAAAAAGAGTGCTTTGGAAGGCTCTTCAGTCTCAACCTCTCAGAGCACCTCAGAGATTGAGGTGCCCTTGTTGGGCTCCTCAGGAAGCTCAGAAATAGAGTTGCCACTGTTGTCTTCTAAACCTAGTTCAGAGACAGCTTCAAGCGGGTTAACTTCCAAAGCTAGTTCAGAGGCAAGTGTTTCATCATCAGTTTCTAAAAACAGTTCCTCATCAGGCACATCTTTACTAACCCCCAAGAGCACCACCTCAGCAAACACGATGCTGACTTCCAAAAGCACTTCGCAGGTAGCTGCATCACTGTTAGCTTCCAAGAACAGCTCCCAGACCAGCGGCTCTTTGGTTTCCAAAAGCACTTCCATAGCAAGTGTGTCCCAGCTGGCTTCTAAGAGTAGCTCTCAGAGCAGCACGTCACAGCTGCCTTCTAAAAGTACTGCGCAGGCGAGCGAGAGTTCTGTCAGATTCTCTTGTTGCAAGTTAACCAATGAAGATGTGAAACAGAAGCAGCCTTTTTTCAATAGACTGTACAAAACGGTGGCATGGAAGTTGGTGGCCGTTGGTGGCTTTAGTCCCAGCGTGAATCACGGAGAGCTCCTAAACGCAGCTGTCGAGGCTCTGAAAGCAACGCTGGATGTGGTTTTCGTCCCGCTAAAGGAACTGGCAGATCTGCCTCAAAACAAGAGCTCTCAAGAAAGTATTGTTTGTGAACTGAGATGTAAGTCTGTGTATTTGGGCACTGGCtgtggaaaaagcaaagaaaacgcAAAAGCAGTTGCATCAAGAGAAGCCTTGAAGTTATTTCTCAAGAAAAAGGTGGTGGTAAAGATATGTAAAAGGAAATACAGAGGCAGTGAAATCGAGGACTTAGTACTCCTCGATGAAGAGTCAAGGCCTGTCAACTTGCCTCCAGCATTAAAACATCCTCAAGAATTACTGTAA
- the CDKN2AIP gene encoding CDKN2A-interacting protein isoform X2: MDKILSMAEGIKVTDAPIHTTRDELVAKVKKRGISSSNEGVEEPTKKRTIEGKNSSAVEQKDHVKIPAKTERASAQQESSSACSGSTTKSESSGNSARSSGTLSQNSSTSDGERSVSSQSSSIPSQVTAVGCGKASEPEAPDKHGSASLVSSLLKSSVNSHVTQSADSRQQSGSPKKSALEGSSVSTSQSTSEIEVPLLGSSGSSEIELPLLSSKPSSETASSGLTSKASSEASVSSSVSKNSSSSGTSLLTPKSTTSANTMLTSKSTSQVAASLLASKNSSQTSGSLVSKSTSIASVSQLASKSSSQSSTSQLPSKSTAQASESSVRFSCCKLTNEDVKQKQPFFNRLYKTVAWKLVAVGGFSPSVNHGELLNAAVEALKATLDVVFVPLKELADLPQNKSSQESIVCELRCKSVYLGTGCGKSKENAKAVASREALKLFLKKKVVVKICKRKYRGSEIEDLVLLDEESRPVNLPPALKHPQELL; the protein is encoded by the exons ATGGATAAAATACTTAGTATGGCTGAAGGCATCAAAGTGACAGATGCTCCAATCCATACAACAAGAGACGAACTGGTTGCCAAGGTGAAGAAAAGAGGGATATCGAGTAGCAATG AAGGGGTAGAAGAGCCAACAAAAAAACGAACCATAGAAGGAAAAAACAGTTCTGCAGTTGAGCAAAAAGATCATGTGAAAATCCCTGCCAAAACAGAGCGTGCATCAGCTCAGCAGGAAAGTAGTTCAGCATGTTCGGGATCAACTACCAAGTCAGAGAGTAGTGGGAACTCAGCTCGGAGCTCTGGCACCCTGAGTCAGAATAGCTCCACAAGTGATGGAGAGCGCTCTGTTTCCAGCCAAAGCAGCAGCATTCCCTCTCAGGTAACAGCGGTAGGGTGTGGAAAAGCTTCTGAACCAGAAGCTCCAGATAAACATGGTTCAGCGTCGTTGGTTTCTTCGTTGTTGAAATCCAGTGTGAATAGTCATGTGACCCAGTCCGCTGATTCCAGACAGCAAAGTGGATCCCCGAAAAAGAGTGCTTTGGAAGGCTCTTCAGTCTCAACCTCTCAGAGCACCTCAGAGATTGAGGTGCCCTTGTTGGGCTCCTCAGGAAGCTCAGAAATAGAGTTGCCACTGTTGTCTTCTAAACCTAGTTCAGAGACAGCTTCAAGCGGGTTAACTTCCAAAGCTAGTTCAGAGGCAAGTGTTTCATCATCAGTTTCTAAAAACAGTTCCTCATCAGGCACATCTTTACTAACCCCCAAGAGCACCACCTCAGCAAACACGATGCTGACTTCCAAAAGCACTTCGCAGGTAGCTGCATCACTGTTAGCTTCCAAGAACAGCTCCCAGACCAGCGGCTCTTTGGTTTCCAAAAGCACTTCCATAGCAAGTGTGTCCCAGCTGGCTTCTAAGAGTAGCTCTCAGAGCAGCACGTCACAGCTGCCTTCTAAAAGTACTGCGCAGGCGAGCGAGAGTTCTGTCAGATTCTCTTGTTGCAAGTTAACCAATGAAGATGTGAAACAGAAGCAGCCTTTTTTCAATAGACTGTACAAAACGGTGGCATGGAAGTTGGTGGCCGTTGGTGGCTTTAGTCCCAGCGTGAATCACGGAGAGCTCCTAAACGCAGCTGTCGAGGCTCTGAAAGCAACGCTGGATGTGGTTTTCGTCCCGCTAAAGGAACTGGCAGATCTGCCTCAAAACAAGAGCTCTCAAGAAAGTATTGTTTGTGAACTGAGATGTAAGTCTGTGTATTTGGGCACTGGCtgtggaaaaagcaaagaaaacgcAAAAGCAGTTGCATCAAGAGAAGCCTTGAAGTTATTTCTCAAGAAAAAGGTGGTGGTAAAGATATGTAAAAGGAAATACAGAGGCAGTGAAATCGAGGACTTAGTACTCCTCGATGAAGAGTCAAGGCCTGTCAACTTGCCTCCAGCATTAAAACATCCTCAAGAATTACTGTAA
- the CDKN2AIP gene encoding CDKN2A-interacting protein isoform X3 has product MAQEVSEYLSQNPRVAAWVETLRSDGETDKHWRHRREFLLRNAGDLAPAGGAASAHPEEAADAESGTRSRQLQQLISFSMAWANHVFLGCRYPQKVMDKILSMAEGIKVTDAPIHTTRDELVAKKG; this is encoded by the exons ATGGCGCAGGAGGTGTCGGAGTACCTGAGCCAGAACCCGCGGGTGGCCGCCTGGGTGGAGACGCTGCGCTCCGACGGCGAGACCGACAAACACTGGCGCCACCGCCGCGAGTTCCTGCTCCGCAACGCCGGGGACCTGGCCCCCGCCGGCGGCGCTGCCTCCGCTCACCCGGAGGAGGCCGCTGACGCCGAGAGCGGGACCCGCAGTCggcagctgcagcagctcatCTCCTTTTCCATGGCCTGGGCCAACCACGTCTTCCTCGGGTGCCG gTACCCTCAAAAAGTTATGGATAAAATACTTAGTATGGCTGAAGGCATCAAAGTGACAGATGCTCCAATCCATACAACAAGAGACGAACTGGTTGCCAAG AAGGGGTAG